A window from Bubalus kerabau isolate K-KA32 ecotype Philippines breed swamp buffalo chromosome 5, PCC_UOA_SB_1v2, whole genome shotgun sequence encodes these proteins:
- the HPS5 gene encoding BLOC-2 complex member HPS5 isoform X1 — MTFVPVIPESYSHVLAEFESLDPLLSALRLDSTRLKCTSIAVSRKWLALGSSGGGLNLIQKEGWKHRLFLSHREGAISQIACCLHDDDYVAVATSQGLVVVWELNQERRGKPERIYVSSEHKGRKVTALCWDTAILRVFVGDHLGKVSAIKLNTSKQAKAAAAFVMFPVQTITTVDSCVVQLDYLDGRLLVSSLTRSFLCDTEREKFWKIGNKERDGEYGACFFPEKCSAGQQPLIYCARPGSRMWEVNFDGEVLSTHQFKKLLSSPPLPVINLRSEPQYDHTIGSSQSLSFPKLLHISEHCVLTWTERGIYIFIPQNVQVLLWSEVKDIQDVAVCKNELFCLHLNGKVSHLSLLSVERCVERLIRRGLWNLAARTCCLFQNSVIASRGRKTLTVDKLEHLKSQLDLTTYGDLISQLEELILKLEPLDSACSSRRSSISSHESFSILDSGIYRIINSRRGSQSDEDSCSLHSQTLSEDERLKEFASHQEEDQPDHCCGSQGSEDNVSHASVTFETDKSETFLPFGIPLSFRSPSPLVSLQAVKESVSSFVRKTTEKIGTLHTSPDLKVRQEPRGDEQSCEEDVSPVTCPKEEDIEGKEEITSHPPEEDKFQELTMATAEAMTKLQDPLVLFEPKSLRMVLREWLSLLEKTFAMKDFSGISDTGSSSVESNQDMQLLDESRKGILDEEYEKEERDSSGNEETIDQTACESVNSLREPLDDDVFQICSPWSIADSLQKDLAELTTLCLELSVLNSEIKSASGHGDHTLQQCSLEVLTCQFLKKYFFLLDLKRAKESIKLSYPKSPCVWDTFIEGLKEMVSSSPTYIKMEEGDLPTRLKLLEDSVPFDSPLLIAYAARLYEKFGESALRSLIRFYPSILPSDVMQLCHHNPVQFLAYLDSLVKSRPEDQRPSFLESLLQPESLRLDWLLLAVSHDAPPSTSIMDDEGNPRPHSHLFSWGYSQLILHLIKLPADFSTKEKMTDICRSHGFWPGYLILCLELERRREAFTNIVYLSDMSLMEGDNGWIPETVEEWKLLLHLVQNTSTKPAPQQSPDGNFNDGPSPITVENVALLLAKAMGPDRAWSLLQECGLTLELSERFTRTCDILRIAEKRQRALIQSMLEKCDRFLWSQQA; from the exons ATGACTTTTGTGCCAGTGATACCAGAGTCCTACAGCCATGTTCTTGCAGAATTTGAGTCTCTGGATCCATTACTTTCAGCCCTGAGGCTGGACTCCACTCGTCTAAAG TGCACGAGCATAGCTGTGTCTCGAAAATGGTTGGCTTTGGGCAGTTCAGGAGGAGGACTCAACCTCATTCAGAAAGAAGGCTGGAAGCATAGGCTTTTTCTTTCTCACAGG GAAGGTGCAATTTCTCAGATTGCCTGCTGTTTGCATGATGATGATTATGTTGCTGTGGCTACCAG TCAAGGTCTTGTAGTTGTTTGGGAATTAAATCAAGAGCGTCGCGGGAAACCAGAACGAATTTATGTGTCTTCAGAACACAAAGGCCGAAAAGTTACAGCTCTCTGTTGGGATACAGCTATTCTTAGAGTATTTGTAGGTGATCATCTGGGGAAAGTTTCTGCCATCAAACTCAACACTTCTAAGCAAGCAAAG GCAGCTGCTGCCTTTGTGATGTTTCCTGTTCAGACAATAACGACAGTTGATTCCTGTGTCGTCCAGTTAGATTATTTGGATGGAAGACTCCTTGTATCTTCGCTTACTCGATCCTTCTTGTGTGACACCGAGAG agaaaaattttggaaaattggAAACAAGGAAAGAGATGGAGAATATGGAGCTTGTTTCTTCCCGGAAAAGTGTTCTGCAGGCCAGCAGCCCCTAATATACTGTGCTCGCCCTGGCTCCAGGATGTGGGAGGTGAACTTTGATGGAGAAGTTTTAAGCACACATCAGTTTAAGAAACTCCTCTCCTCACCACCTCTTCCTGTGATTAATCTAAG ATCAGAACCTCAGTATGATCATACGATTGGATCCTCCCAGTCTTTGTCTTTCCCCAAACTCTTACATATTAG TGAGCATTGTGTGCTGACTTGGACAGAAAGaggaatttatattttcattcctcAGAATGTTCAGGTTCTTCTTTGGAGTGAAGTCAAAg ATATTCAGGATGTGGCTGTTTGCAAGAACGAGCTGTTCTGTCTGCACCTGAATGGGAAGGTCTCACATCTCTCCCTGTTGTCAGTGGAGCGCTGTGTGGAACGTCTGATAAGGAGAGGCCTGTGGAACCTGGCTGCTCGAACTTGCTGTCTTTTCCAAAATTCTGTCATTGCCAGCAGA GGAAGAAAAACTTTAACTGTAGATAAATTGGAACACTTGAAATCTCAGCTGGACTTAACAACCTATGGTGATCTAATTTCCCAACTGGAAGAGTTGATCTTAAAATTGGAACCTTTGGATTCAGCCTGTAGCAGTAGAAGAAGCTCCATTTCATCACAT gaaaGTTTCAGCATCTTGGACTCTGGTATTTATCGTATCATTAATAGTAGAAGAGGCAGTCAGTCAGATGAAGACTCTTGTTCCCTTCACAGCCAAACACTCTCAGAAGATGAGAGACTTAAAGAGTTCGCCTCACATCAAGAAGAGGACCAGCCAGATCATTGCTGTGGCTCCCAGGGAAGTGAAG ATAACGTTTCTCACGCATCAGTGACATTTGAGACGGATAAAAGTGAAACTTTTCTCCCCTTTGGCATTCCATTATCATTTCGTTCTCCATCTCCTCTTGTGTCTCTTCAGGCTGTCAAGGAGAG TGTTTCCAGCTTTGTGCGTAAAACTACTGAGAAGATTGGCACCCTTCATACAAGCCCTGATCTGAAAGTGAGACAAGAACCCAGGGGTGATGAGCAGTCCTGTGAAGAGGATGTGAGTCCAGTCACTTGCCCAAAGGAGGAAGACATTGA aggaaaagaagaaataactaGTCACCCTCCAGAAGAGGACAAGTTCCAAGAGCTCACAATGGCAACAGCAGAAGCAAT GACCAAGCTACAGGACCCACTGGTTTTATTTGAACCGAAGTCCCTGAGAATGGTTTTACGGGAGTGGCTTTCACTGTTAGAAAAGACATTTGCCATGAAGGACTTTTCAGGCATTTCAGATACTGGCAGCTCATCTGTGGAATCAAACCAGGATATGCAATTGCTTGATGAGTCAAGAAAGGGAATATTagatgaagaatatgaaaaagaagaaagggactCTTCAGGCAATGAAGAAACTATTGATCAAACAGCATGTGAATCTGTAAATAGTCTGAGGGAGCCCTTGGATGATGACGTTTTCCAAATATGTTCTCCTTGGAGTATAGCAGACAGTCTTCAGAAGGATCTGGCTGAATTGACAACATTGTGTTTGGAACTGAGTGTATTGAATTCTGAGATCAAAAGTGCCAGTGGACATGGCGACCACACTTTGCAGCAGTGCTCTCTTGAAGTGCTGACTTGTCAGTTCCTAAAGAAGTACTTTTTTCTTCTGGATTTGAAAAGAGCAAAGGAGAGCATCAAGCTGAGTTACCCTAAAAGTCCTTGTGTTTGGGATACTTTTATTGAAGGATTGAAAG AAATGGTGAGTTCCAGTCCTACATATATAAAGATGGAAGAAGGAGACCTTCCAACAAGATTAAAGTTATTGGAGGACTCGGTTCCTTTTGACAGTCCTTTGTTGATTGCATATGCTGCCCG ATTGTATGAGAAATTTGGAGAATCAGCCCTTCGATCCTTAATCAGGTTTTACCCATCCATTTTGCCTTCAGATGTCATGCAACTTTGTCATCATAATCCTGTTCAGTTTTTGGCCTATTTAGATAGTCTGGTGAAATCAAGGCCCGAAGATCAACG GCCATCGTTCCTTGAGTCTCTTCTACAGCCAGAGTCTTTAAGGTTGGATTGGCTGCTGTTGGCTGTGTCCCATGATGCTCCCCCAAGCACCAGCATTATGGATGATGAAGGAAACCCCAG GCCTCATTCTCACTTGTTTTCCTGGGGTTACAGTCAGCTCATCCTTCATCTGATTAAACTTCCTGCAGATTtttcaacaaaagagaaaatgactGACATCTGTAGGTCTCATGG TTTCTGGCCTGGATATCTTATTCTCTGTTTGGAGCTGGAGAGAAGAAGAGAGGCCTTCACCAACATTGTGTATCTGAGTGATATGAGCCTGATGGAAGGGGACAATG